A genomic stretch from Candidatus Hydrogenedentota bacterium includes:
- a CDS encoding glycosyltransferase family 2 protein, with the protein MTTPIFLSLVIPAYNEAARISQTLAAADRYFSACAYDAEIIVVDDGSTDQTKEVVTQFQQKSGTPIHLESLPKNRGKGFAVKTGMLHRATGKFRFFYDADGSTPIEELDRCEALFEGRADIIIGSRALPDSIIQQRQAWYREMMGRCFNRIERILGITAYTDTQCGFKGFSAEAAVLCFSHQSIDRFSFDAELLYIAVKHGLQIEELPVRWINSPNSKVNPLRDASRMFLDLFAIRLKDFRGVYDNKTRL; encoded by the coding sequence GTGACTACCCCCATCTTTTTATCCTTGGTCATCCCGGCATATAACGAGGCGGCGCGCATTAGCCAAACGCTTGCCGCCGCCGATCGTTATTTCTCAGCCTGCGCTTATGATGCCGAGATTATTGTTGTCGATGATGGCAGCACCGACCAAACCAAAGAGGTGGTAACCCAATTTCAGCAGAAAAGCGGCACACCGATTCACTTGGAATCCTTGCCTAAAAATAGAGGCAAGGGCTTCGCCGTAAAAACCGGAATGCTCCACCGTGCCACGGGAAAGTTTCGCTTCTTTTACGACGCAGACGGCTCAACACCCATTGAAGAGCTGGATCGCTGTGAAGCGCTCTTTGAGGGGCGGGCAGATATTATCATCGGATCCCGCGCCTTGCCCGATTCCATTATTCAACAACGCCAAGCTTGGTATCGAGAAATGATGGGGCGCTGTTTCAACCGCATCGAAAGAATATTAGGGATCACCGCTTACACCGATACGCAATGTGGTTTTAAAGGCTTTTCCGCGGAAGCGGCTGTCTTATGCTTCTCCCATCAAAGCATTGACCGTTTTAGCTTCGATGCGGAACTCCTCTACATTGCCGTGAAACATGGCCTGCAGATTGAGGAGCTGCCCGTACGCTGGATTAACAGCCCCAATTCAAAAGTCAATCCTCTTCGCGACGCGTCACGCATGTTCCTTGATCTATTTGCCATACGCCTCAAAGATTTCAGAGGCGTCTACGACAACAAAACCCGTCTCTAG